Proteins found in one Ptychodera flava strain L36383 chromosome 3, AS_Pfla_20210202, whole genome shotgun sequence genomic segment:
- the LOC139130092 gene encoding nicotinamide N-methyltransferase-like: MESKAGVTNNYNLHFNPKAYLERYYSSVEGYVEEEEGVLPWTLEILHSIFSHEGVSGDRLIDIGTGPCIYSFVSSCTKFKEIVVGEYSEQNRNALKRWVDNEPGSFDWSSIIEHVCQLEGHSEFKERESLLRKTIKDIIPCDVRLANPLIGHASPPKFDCMSSAYCLEVACRSKPEYVKCLKNMAGLLKTGELVSVPTTVAGTRWQ, from the exons ATGGAGTCAAAGGCAGGCGTGACGAACAACTACAACCTTCACTTTAACCCTAAGGCATACTTGGAACGATACTACAGTTCGGTGGAAGGATATGTGGAAGAGGAGGAGGGCGTTCTTCCCTGGACCCTCGAGATTCTGCACAGTATTTTCAGCCATG AGGGGGTTTCAGGTGATCGTCTAATCGACATCGGCACGGGTCCATGCATCTATTCATTCGTGTCATCGTGTACAAAATTTAAGGAGATCGTCGTTGGTGAGTACAGTGAGCAAAATAGGAACGCCCTCAAGCGGTGGGTTGATAACGAACCCGGCAGCTTCGATTGGTCGTCGATCATTGAACATGTGTGTCAGTTGGAAGGTCATAG tgaatttaaaGAACGGGAGTCTTTGCTACGTAAGACCATCAAAGACATCATTCCCTGTGACGTCCGCTTGGCTAATCCGCTTATCGGTCATGCTTCCCCGCCAAAGTTTGACTGCATGTCGTCTGCTTACTGCTTGGAAGTGGCGTGCCGAAGCAAACCAGAATATGTGAAATGCCTGAAAAACATGGCCGGCCTTTTGAAGACGGGAG